A part of Blastopirellula marina genomic DNA contains:
- a CDS encoding SGNH/GDSL hydrolase family protein — protein sequence MSGHVVLLGDSIFDNASYVSGGMSVIDHLRRRLPSGGKASLRAVDGACVTNVYRQLEQLPADTTHLVLSIGGNDALFAAGDLFTEDPQSMARSLERVAQVVDRFAQEHRELLLHLKQLEKPLVACTVYDRIPSLSREERAGLSVFNDAITRNIFRVGATMIDLRLVCDDSRDYAEVSPIEPSSQGGEKIARAIADAILQIGSPRRVIV from the coding sequence GGGAGATTCGATCTTCGATAACGCCTCTTACGTTTCCGGCGGGATGTCGGTGATCGACCATCTTCGTCGTCGCCTGCCCAGTGGTGGTAAAGCCAGTTTACGAGCTGTTGATGGAGCGTGCGTCACCAATGTGTACCGGCAGTTGGAACAACTGCCGGCCGACACCACGCACTTGGTTTTGAGCATCGGAGGTAACGACGCTTTATTTGCTGCCGGGGATCTATTTACCGAGGATCCTCAATCGATGGCGCGCTCGTTGGAGCGTGTCGCACAGGTGGTTGATCGATTCGCCCAGGAACATCGCGAGCTGTTACTCCATTTGAAGCAGCTCGAGAAACCGCTGGTCGCTTGCACGGTATACGACCGCATCCCATCGCTCAGCCGGGAAGAACGAGCTGGTCTGAGCGTCTTTAACGATGCAATCACTCGCAACATTTTCCGCGTTGGGGCAACGATGATCGACCTGCGACTGGTTTGCGACGACTCGCGCGATTACGCCGAAGTCTCCCCGATCGAGCCGTCCTCGCAGGGAGGTGAAAAAATCGCCCGAGCAATTGCTGACGCGATTCTGCAGATCGGTAGCCCGCGGCGTGTGATTGTGTAA
- a CDS encoding HEAT repeat domain-containing protein encodes MDISQRVEEFLKARPQIVTDPDNYRRLHRELVACDRDEVLACFERRMQLSNEEDRSEAVEMVTRLYGSDATKTILRFIDDPSIVVRWVVCGCLHDYGDAQAEFALLNRLKYDPDCQVRGTAASALGRIGVVEVLPALYQVFENDHDVDELGHTPSNCALDAMTNVLRDWVVRQIQGTPARKFEEVTSRGKLTGQVNAEEIPFDPEGRIQNTERYAHVPLNKMGFGWMSQLDLETSLKAPFEIEVAYVDPTCRIERIMVFQQIADGGDANWAGHTILDPSVMKS; translated from the coding sequence GTGGATATCTCGCAACGTGTGGAAGAGTTCCTGAAAGCACGGCCACAGATCGTGACCGATCCCGATAACTATCGCCGACTTCACCGCGAGTTAGTTGCTTGCGACCGGGACGAAGTGCTGGCCTGTTTCGAGCGTCGCATGCAGCTATCGAACGAAGAGGATCGGTCCGAAGCGGTTGAAATGGTAACTCGCCTCTACGGTAGCGACGCGACGAAAACGATCCTTCGCTTTATTGACGATCCGTCGATCGTCGTTCGCTGGGTCGTGTGCGGTTGCTTGCATGATTATGGGGACGCTCAAGCGGAGTTCGCGCTGCTCAACCGGCTGAAGTACGACCCCGATTGCCAGGTTCGCGGGACGGCAGCGAGTGCGTTAGGTAGGATCGGCGTCGTCGAGGTGTTGCCGGCGCTATACCAGGTTTTTGAAAACGATCACGATGTCGACGAGCTTGGGCATACTCCGTCTAACTGCGCGTTAGATGCGATGACGAACGTCTTGCGAGATTGGGTCGTGCGACAGATTCAGGGGACCCCGGCTCGAAAGTTCGAGGAAGTGACCAGCCGTGGAAAATTAACCGGCCAGGTAAACGCCGAAGAGATTCCATTCGATCCGGAAGGTCGTATCCAGAACACCGAACGTTACGCCCATGTTCCCCTTAATAAAATGGGCTTCGGCTGGATGTCGCAGTTGGATCTAGAGACCAGCTTGAAGGCGCCCTTCGAGATTGAAGTGGCCTACGTAGATCCAACTTGCCGTATCGAGCGGATCATGGTGTTTCAGCAAATCGCCGACGGAGGCGACGCGAACTGGGCTGGGCATACGATTCTCGATCCCAGCGTAATGAAATCGTGA
- a CDS encoding LysR family transcriptional regulator produces the protein MDIEQLQQFLKVAELGNFTRAAEVLSISQPALSRSIARLEEELGQPLFERQSRKVVLTDVGHLLQSRAHRIVSLVEDTKAEICDDGESGRVRLGAIPTIAPFFLPEMLSPFAKAFPKAHLTVQEDTTDNLLRRCQQGEIDLAILALPISAKHLEIEPLFEEELLLVLPVEHPLCAKKQIKLADVEPFPFVLLDEAHCLSDNIVTFCRHRSFNPISVERTSQLATVQELVSMNHGVSMIPAMAKKLDSSNRRVYRSLAGTKPTRKLAMIWNPYRFQCKLLERFKEHIRAFSQTHQP, from the coding sequence GTGGACATCGAGCAACTGCAACAGTTTTTGAAAGTCGCCGAACTGGGCAACTTCACCCGAGCAGCGGAAGTGCTCAGTATTTCGCAGCCGGCGCTCAGCCGTTCGATCGCGCGGTTGGAAGAAGAGCTAGGGCAACCTCTGTTCGAACGACAGTCACGGAAGGTCGTTCTGACCGATGTTGGGCACCTGCTGCAATCACGAGCACATCGCATCGTTTCGCTTGTCGAAGACACGAAGGCCGAGATCTGCGACGACGGCGAGAGCGGGCGAGTTCGCTTGGGCGCGATTCCGACGATTGCACCCTTCTTCCTTCCAGAAATGCTCAGCCCGTTTGCCAAGGCATTTCCTAAGGCCCATCTCACCGTGCAGGAAGACACCACCGACAATCTCCTTCGCCGGTGCCAACAAGGAGAAATTGATCTGGCGATCCTGGCGCTACCAATCTCGGCCAAACATTTGGAGATTGAACCACTGTTCGAAGAAGAGCTTCTCTTGGTGTTACCGGTCGAACACCCCCTGTGTGCCAAGAAGCAGATCAAGCTGGCCGATGTCGAGCCATTCCCGTTTGTCTTGCTGGACGAAGCACACTGCTTATCGGATAACATCGTAACGTTCTGCCGGCATCGCTCTTTCAACCCGATCTCCGTCGAGCGAACCAGTCAACTAGCGACCGTTCAGGAACTAGTTTCGATGAACCACGGGGTGTCCATGATTCCCGCGATGGCCAAAAAACTTGATTCAAGCAATCGGCGTGTCTACCGATCGTTAGCGGGCACGAAGCCTACCCGGAAGCTCGCCATGATCTGGAATCCGTATCGCTTTCAATGCAAGCTGTTGGAACGGTTCAAAGAACACATCCGGGCCTTCTCGCAAACCCATCAGCCGTAA
- a CDS encoding MgtC/SapB family protein — protein sequence MFDILLIATVTSNLDAFLRLLFAVICGSVLGWNREKHDKPAGLRTNMLVSLGAATIMVIGMSFTAELGENDPGWLRIDVFRLVAGIIGGVGFLGAGSIIRAHGGVHGLTTAATIWVSAATGTACGIGYYGIACMAVLLAWGTLVIMGYVERTLFGEED from the coding sequence ATGTTCGATATTCTTCTCATTGCGACGGTCACCTCCAATCTCGACGCGTTCCTACGACTCTTGTTTGCGGTCATCTGTGGCTCGGTGCTGGGGTGGAATCGGGAGAAGCACGATAAACCGGCAGGCCTGCGAACCAATATGCTGGTCTCGTTGGGCGCTGCCACGATCATGGTGATCGGCATGAGCTTCACCGCCGAACTCGGCGAAAACGATCCTGGTTGGCTACGGATCGATGTATTTCGCCTTGTTGCGGGGATCATCGGCGGGGTCGGGTTTCTCGGCGCTGGCTCGATCATCCGAGCACATGGTGGGGTGCATGGGTTGACCACGGCAGCAACCATTTGGGTATCGGCGGCCACCGGAACCGCCTGCGGCATCGGTTACTATGGCATTGCCTGCATGGCCGTGTTATTGGCGTGGGGAACACTGGTCATCATGGGCTATGTCGAACGCACGCTTTTCGGTGAAGAAGATTAG
- a CDS encoding PDZ domain-containing protein — MRSLTNFGLAIMLGGMLLAFPHGAYAQGALDKLNNLLDRVQNNLPDRPADPQPPANTSGRPYLGAMLDTYESENDPLLNQKGIIVTEVNPGGPADRAGLKKGDLIVTVDGQRFQTLNDLGKWMSGKQPGDKLSLKVVQSGQSKDLNVVLGSQPSDTPVPPPLTDPGQPYDPLGVEGTMPSPEQLPAAAPTGGRRVLGVRVLPVDDQLRAQTGVSIRRGAFVESVSPGGVADQAGIPVGAVIVAYDGRRVDDANELIQMVRNSPDDRWIGVNYYVGNRMESTNLYYGDPRNMPPQPGTPQAGSPSMGEDRPALRLLQNALQGIDGNAGVSGEVVTPEQVESLSRRVRELEQEVRQLREELKAIKSGGADL, encoded by the coding sequence ATGAGGTCGCTAACGAATTTCGGGCTGGCAATCATGCTAGGTGGCATGCTGCTGGCATTTCCTCATGGAGCGTATGCTCAGGGGGCACTCGACAAGTTAAATAACTTGCTGGATCGTGTGCAAAACAATCTGCCCGATCGCCCAGCCGATCCTCAACCACCCGCGAATACAAGCGGACGTCCCTACCTGGGCGCGATGCTTGATACCTATGAATCGGAAAACGATCCCCTTCTCAATCAGAAAGGGATTATCGTCACCGAGGTCAATCCAGGCGGTCCTGCCGATCGAGCTGGTTTGAAGAAGGGGGACCTAATCGTCACAGTTGACGGTCAGCGATTCCAAACACTGAACGACCTCGGCAAATGGATGAGCGGTAAGCAGCCGGGGGACAAGCTTAGTTTGAAGGTTGTGCAAAGTGGCCAATCCAAGGATTTGAATGTCGTTCTCGGAAGTCAGCCAAGTGACACTCCGGTTCCGCCACCATTGACCGACCCAGGGCAACCGTATGATCCGCTCGGTGTTGAAGGAACCATGCCAAGTCCAGAGCAGCTTCCGGCCGCCGCCCCGACAGGTGGTCGTCGCGTGCTTGGTGTGCGCGTACTTCCCGTCGATGATCAACTGCGTGCCCAAACCGGTGTCTCGATTCGTCGTGGTGCCTTCGTCGAAAGCGTCAGCCCTGGTGGAGTTGCCGATCAAGCTGGTATCCCTGTAGGAGCGGTGATTGTCGCTTACGACGGACGTCGTGTGGACGATGCCAACGAATTGATTCAGATGGTTCGCAACTCGCCCGACGATCGCTGGATTGGGGTGAACTACTACGTTGGCAACCGGATGGAGTCGACTAATCTGTATTATGGTGACCCACGGAATATGCCACCACAGCCCGGCACACCGCAAGCTGGTAGTCCATCGATGGGTGAAGACCGCCCTGCCCTGCGACTGCTTCAGAATGCTCTACAAGGAATCGACGGCAATGCGGGCGTCAGCGGCGAAGTTGTAACGCCGGAGCAGGTCGAATCGCTGAGTCGACGTGTGCGTGAGCTTGAACAGGAAGTTCGTCAACTTCGCGAAGAGCTGAAAGCCATCAAGTCAGGCGGCGCCGATTTGTAA